From the Synchiropus splendidus isolate RoL2022-P1 chromosome 3, RoL_Sspl_1.0, whole genome shotgun sequence genome, the window AGTTCATCAAAGGGATAGAAGCGTTCATTCAGTCTGTATGAGCTGAGCTTTTTCACTGGGCTTCAAAACACGAGTCGCAGCTAACCACGCTGCTTTATTTGGGTATGGCAACAATAGAAAGTGATGTGGGGCGCACATTTAGGGGGCCAACTTGGTCATTAGGTTTATCTCTACTGCAGTGAATTGAAGGCATGGTACAAGTTAAGAtctatttaaatatgttttttcatcaaaatgtaggctcaaatatatatttagttcTCTGTTGCAATGCTGAAACTTCTCTCCTTCCGTGACATTtaaatgactgtgtgtgtgtgtgtgtgtgtgtgtgtgtgtgtgtgtgtgtgtgtgtgtgtgtgtgtgtgtgtgtgtgtgtgtgtgtgtgtgtgtgtgtgcctgataGTAGTTCAACAAGTGTTTCCTATGATGCTGAAAATATTTTCCTCCCCACCTGAGAAAgccaaaacacacagcaggcctccacctcttcctcctccgctCTACCTTTCCTCTCCAAGATAAAAAGCCCGATTCAGCAGCACCCTGAGGGGACGCCTTGTCTATTTCGATCTGCCTCACCCCCCTCCtcgttttttatttcaattatcACTGCATCTAACTCTCAGGAAATGAAAAGCTTGAGACTGTGCCTCTCATCTCAGGGAGAAATCTATTGATGAACTCGAGAACTGCCTGAAACAGGAAACGTGCCGCTTCTGTGACCTCTATTGCTTTGGTTTTTCTTGCCAAGCTTATTGCAACTTCGCTGCATGTAATTATTAACTGCTCTGCTGAGTTGCTTGGAGAAGAGCTTTCTGTCTGCAATGCACAAGTGGAGTGACCGAATAATTGCCCTGTCCCGGTTTAGGAGAACTTCTTAATTACTCAGCTATATTTAGTGCACTGTTATTTCTGACTTTGGCTCTGAGGAAGCTCCTGTCGCAATAGGAGAGACTCTTGCTTCCGTTTTATTAGGTTTTGACCAGCAAATCTCCCCTGAGCCTAAAGGTGACTTTGTGTTTCTGCAGCGCTGCTGGGGGCGAGATCTTTAACCAGTGTGtgtcagaggaggaggacgaggccTTCACTGAGGAGGACGTGAAGAGGCTCATGAGGCAAATCTTGGAGGGAGTCTCCTTCCTCCATCAGATGAATATTGTCCACCTGGACCTTAAAGTGAGTCAAGCAGTAATGATCGTGCCACATAATCgtgtattgtgatatttcactCCGAGGGGCTtaaagaggtttcatgaaacaggatcCTCATtttctgtaggtggcgctctgagtTTGAAAAggtgagaggtttcattgaaagccATGGAGcagagactgccatctagtggcgtctgagaatgaggacattATGTCATGAAACGTCATTAGTACTGATGaagctttgtgaaacagtgtcagcaCTTTCAGCGGCCACCAGATGGGAGTCTCTGCTCAGTTTCAAACTGAgaacgccacctactgaactctgtaaaagaggccactgtttcatgaaaactgATTAAAAACTAAACTTAAATTCTTTGTTTGTACACAATTGTGTGTGTAATAagtgtatgtttgtgttgtttttcagcctcagaatattctgctgaccagctgctcgCCTCTGGGTGACATCAAGATCGTGGACTTTGGTCTGTCTAGGGTGGTCAGCAGTCAGCAGGAGCTCAGAGAGATCATGGGGACGCCTGAGTATGTTGGTGAGTTGTGCTTGAAAACCTGATGAATCAGAGATGGCACTCCCTGCTCTATAATCTTTAGCTTtgaacaaatattgtaatgaaatgtgagctctgaaaatgaggccttCACTACTGTGGAGCATTTCCTTTCAATTGgactctgttttttgtttcagctcCGGAAATCCTCAATTACGAGCCTATCAGCACTGCAACAGATATGTGGTACGACAATCTTTCTGACTCGACATTTGGTcacttaaattaaaaaataataatcataaattgGTGTCAACTgacagaaagtaatcaacagtTGTTACTAAttgccgccatctagtggtaaaTCATGTGAATTGCTCGTGACATTTCCTTCTCTGCTCAGGAGCATCGGGGTCTTGGCCTATGTGATGCTGACAGGAGTCTCTCCCTTCCTGGGCAAAGACAAGCAGGAGACCTTCCTCAACATTTCACAGCTCAATGTGAGCTACAgcgaggaggagctgcagccacTGGACCCGGCCGCCATCTCCTTCATCCAGAGTCTGCTCCACAAGCAGCCACAGTAAGTCCCTCACCATTGCTGTTATGTCATGCTCCTTTAGATACTCCCTATATCTGGCACACGGTGAATCATTGGCGCTACCTATAGAACCGAAGTTATCATCGAGCTCCAGTAAATAAACTGATTCAGACTCAATTTTCTTCAGGTCACGGGCTACAGCTGAGCAGTGCCTCGATCACCCATGGTTACGGACGACCGAGGACGGCCCCCCACCGCAGCCCCCCAGCCCCTGCAGCAGCATCGCCAGCAGCCCAGAGAGTCTCATCAGCACCAGCAGCGGCGACGCGGAGGAAAAGCCGGTGGCCGAGGACCTGATCGTCGTGGCCGCCTACACACTGGGCCACTGCAGGCAAACATCCACCGCCGTTGGTGTTGAGAAAGAGGGGCCGGAGCAGAAGGCCATCTCCAAGCGCTTCAAGTTCGAGGAGCCTTTCAGTGCCCTGCAGAAGGTTCCTGGAGAGTTCATCTACTGAAGCAGCTGTGGCATGGTAACACAGACACAGACCCTTGACCCCACTCTCTGTTTGTGGTGCACTGACTAAGACTGGACCTTCTCCTTATACATGTCTTAGAGAGTTCAAAAAGGAGCCACGAcgactaagaaaaaaaaaaatcaagaggGCAGAAAGAAACAGCGCACATTCAATTTCATCCTGACAGTCAAACCTTTTTCTTGACCCCTGATGTCTTAACTAAGGACCAGTGAATATTCAACTGCCCACTGAAACACTTGGTCATGTTCTTCTAACTCAGGAAGAGACGGTATGAGACATAGCTTATTTCAGGGTTCCTGCTGAGGGGGTGACGTTTCAAAGGGAATTAATTCTTCACAGGAAGTAATACAttgaaacacataaataaactaGAATAGAATTCAATATACGCTCCTCTCTTTTCACTTATTTAATAGACCTTCAGTCTCCTTTCATTCAGTCGCTTTTTCTCTGGTGCCATGCCTGCCTGCTTCTCTGCTGCCACATTTGTctacacattttaaatgcacTAAATGTAAGACCATACCAGTGTTCAGACGCCCTGGTGCACGTGACTTTCCAGCATTCAATTTTTCCATAAGCTAGCAGCATATTTaagatgatctttttttttatttctagatGTTTATTTGATGTAAACAATGGTGTCACATTTGTACATGAATGTTCAAATAAACGTTTCAAACGTGCTCTCAGTGATGTGTTGTTCCGGTCTATGTGAGAGATCAGGTATCTGGTGTCCATGTTGAAGTGTATCATGAAAACAAGAGTTGAATGAAGAGTGATAATAACTTTTGTCCAAAACACTACAAGAAGAAATTGTCATCAttgatattcatttttttatgttaagaAGACATGTATCAGATTACATAACCTTTGCTAGGCCCACACAATgacataaatatgaatatgtAAAAGTTGCTATTATTATTTAGAAATTTCATGagtaatgatttatttttcctaTCGCTACTGTTTAGCGACACTTCTATAGTCCGTCCAGCAGGTGGCAACAATACACCCCAAGTGTTGTTGAGCCACTCACGAAGAGGAAGAACGCGTGGACGCCAGTGCATCTCTTGCTCGCTCGTCTTAGCTGAGCATTGTGTTTGAAACTCGCCTCTGGGTTTAATGTTTCGTTATATGACTGTCGTTTCATGGCCTGGCTTCCCGACGTGGTTTGAGAGCGGACCTCTGTTTCCAGGAACTGTGTTTCTAGTGATATAAGCCGCGCGTCTTATTTCCAACACAGGCGTTTGGGTTTAGCTCTGCGGCTACATCGAAGCGCGAACGCCTCCCGCCTCTCCGGAGCATTTATGCCACCATGTGTAAAATACAAAGTCTGAGGGCCGAAGTGAAGCATCGACTGAATGAAGCTGTTCGTGATGTTTTCGAGCTGTTCGAAAGGACCATAGACGAGCTCGCAGAAGAACTTCGTCGCTCCAAAGAGGAGAACGAGCGACAGCGCAACCTACTGGACGCAATACTGAAGCCTCGAGTGTATCTGAGTAGAACAGGTTTGTCCTTCACCTTTGCTGTTTATTTCCATTCACTTGAAGAAGCAGTGGAGTAGTAGCAGTCCTTTATATGGGTATTTGATGAACTCATACTTGGGTATTCATCTTTGCTGTTATCTTTCAATAACGCAGGGCACCTTCAATGcacaaattattttattcatccGATTCGTCTTAACTGCACTCAGTTCATAActtattttcatgttcatagttttagacaatagctgcaatactgtttatttgtttatatttagtatattttttttgttgtaaatcTTTCTGATgagtatttatctcatatttatttatttatttttggacgtaTAGTGTTAGTTTTTGGAAACccgaggcctcagaccgaaattttgttgccataatatagtgatatgtttttgtgcaatgacaataaagaaagtctgagTCTAATATTGCAAGTTTGTTTTTCCCCCTTAAAGT encodes:
- the stk17a gene encoding serine/threonine-protein kinase 17A, which codes for MIPECPVVGHTSADRGRQQQLIPAEAPEKNRRTSGGLVSDIRTAIQTEPFSDHYTVTPGKELGRGKFAVVRKCVEKCTGQEYAAKFMRKRRKGQDCRMEIIHEIAVLELATSCQRVVNLHQVYEMASEMVLVLEFAAGGEIFNQCVSEEEDEAFTEEDVKRLMRQILEGVSFLHQMNIVHLDLKPQNILLTSCSPLGDIKIVDFGLSRVVSSQQELREIMGTPEYVAPEILNYEPISTATDMWSIGVLAYVMLTGVSPFLGKDKQETFLNISQLNVSYSEEELQPLDPAAISFIQSLLHKQPQSRATAEQCLDHPWLRTTEDGPPPQPPSPCSSIASSPESLISTSSGDAEEKPVAEDLIVVAAYTLGHCRQTSTAVGVEKEGPEQKAISKRFKFEEPFSALQKVPGEFIY